Genomic window (Gemmatimonadaceae bacterium):
CTCATCGCGCGATCGCTTTTCTAGGAGATCGTATGAACTTCGGGAACCTGGGCTTCATGGAGATCCTCCTGATCCTCGTGGTCGTGCTGCTCCTCTTTGGGGCGCGCCGACTGCCGGAGATCGGAGCCTCGTTCGGCAAGAGCATCAAGGAGTTCAAGAAGGGGATTTCCGACGTGGATCGCTCCATCCAGGAAGAGACGCGGCGCGACGCGTTGCCGCCGCGCCCGGCCGAGCCGCTTCATCAGGACGAGGAAGCGCGCCCCGAGCCGAAGCGCCTTCTGTCCTGATCCAGGGAGTGGCGCGGCGTCAGTCAGAGAGGGGAGCTCCCAACGGACGCTCCCCTTCGTCTTGCACGGGGCACAGCATGCCCGCGCCTCCGTCCCCTACACGAGAAAGGGCGCCACCTTCGTGGCGCCCTTCATCGTTACGGCCAAGCCCGATCCTCAGCTCGTCTGCTGGCGCGCCGCGGCGTTGATCTCCTTGCGGTGATCCTCGACCTTGGCCCCCTTTCGCATCTCGTTGAGGAAGGTGCGCACGCGCAGCTGCTGCATGGCGGAGGTGGCCTCACGGCGCTGCTGCTCCTTTTGCGCTTCCCACGTGGCCTTGTTGGCTTCCACGCGACGGTCAACACGCAGCACGAACACCCCCTGATCGGTGACGAGCGGGGCGCTCACTGCGCCGAGGGGAAGGGTGAAGGCCGCACCGATCGCCGCGTTGAACCGCCCCAGCCCCGCCACGAACTGCGGGCGCGTGAACGTCTCTGACTTGCTGACGGTGAGCCCGGCGGCCGCCGCGGCGCTCTCGAGCGTCGACCCCGCGGCGGCCTTGGCCAGCGCCTGCGCCTTGGGGAGCAACGACTCGGCCTTCTTGCGCCCAATGAGCTGGCGGCGAATGTCGTCCTTGGCCTGCTCGAAGGTGGGAACGCCGCCTTCGAACAGCGAGTCGAGGCGCGCCAGGTAGTAGGCATCGTCGGCGTCGTACAGGTCGCTCGACTCGCCCACGCGCGCGCCGCCGAAGGCCCACGCGGAGACGCTTGGGATGGCGCGTCCGTTCGCCGCCTGCGCCGGCTGTCCCTCGACAGCGGTAACCACCTGCGGCGTGAGAGCGAGCGCCTTGGCGGCGCTGTCGAACTTTTCCTTCCGGTCGGCGGTCGCCGCCATGCGCGAAAGCGAGTCAGCACGCCGGTCGGAGCGGAGCGCCGACGAATCAGACTGCTGAATGCGCAGGAGGATGTGCCGCATGGTGAGCGTGTCACCCTTGCGCTGGTCGACCTTGATGAGGTGGTAGCCGAACTGCGTGAGCACCGGCTGTGAGACCTCGCCCGCCTTGAGCGCGTACGCCGCCGTCTCGAAGTCCGGAACGAATCGTCCCTTGCCGCCGGTGCCGAGCGAGCCGCCCTGGGCGCCGGAGATGGTGTCTGCCGACTCCCGCTTGGCGACATCCTCGAACTTGGCGCCGCCGAGGATCTCGTTGCGGAGCGCCTCGGCGCGCTGTCGCGTCGCCACCGTGTCGCTCGCCGTCAGGGCGCGCGGAACCTCGACCACTGAAAGGACGGCGCGTCCGGGACGGGTGAGCTGCTCCTTGTACTTGTTGTAGAAGTCACGCAGCTCGCTGTCCGGGATCTTCACCGTCGAGTCGGGCACCGTGGACGCATCGAACGACACGAAGCTCACCTGCGCCGAGTCGTTGAGGTCGCGATAGACACTCCAGAGTTTGGTATCGGGGACGAAGACGTCACCCGCCAGCTGGTCGAACAGCTTGGCGCGGGGGATCTCCTCGCGATAGTAATTCTCGAGCTGGAGCAGGACCCCCTGCGACCTCGCTGCCGCGCTCCCGATGAACCGCCGATACTTCTGGATGTCAAAGCGTCCGTCGGTCTGGAAGTCCGGGCTCTGCATGAGCTCGGGCGGCGGGCTCTGCTGCGCGGCCTCGACGATTTCCTGGTCCGAGACCACGATGCGGCGCCGCTTGTACTCCTGGTTCAGCAGGACACTGGATACGAGCTGCTCGAAGGCGCGGTCCTCGATCTGCCGGCGTTCGTCGAGCGTCAGCCCCCGCCCGGTGGTCTGCTCTTCCTGCTTGGCCAACGAGTTCGATAGGTTGGCCCAGGAGAGATACGGGATCTCGACGCCGTTGACTTCGGCGACAGCCGTGGAGGTGGTGATCGGGGCGCTGCCGATCCCCAGGAGGCCCGAGGTTTCGGCGAAAAGGAAGACTCCGACGAAGCAGATGACGATGAACAGCCAGATCCACTTCGCCGAACTCCGCATCTGTTGGAGCACGGGGCTATTACTCCTGCTGGAACACGAGGTGAGGCGGGGGTCGAGAGCCGCGAAAGCTATTTGTGATCTGCGCCTAAAATCAAGTTAGCGTGTCACTTCTGATCGACTTGCTCGTCTCACACACTGAGCACCGAAACGTTCCACTTGGGCGCCACATCTGGCGCGACGACATCGAGGGCTAGGCATGGCCACGTCCGCCCGACTCGACGAGCTCAAAAAGAAGTTTGACGAGAATCCGCGCCGCTATTTCGCGCCGCTCGCCAACGAGTACCGCAAGCTGGGGGACCTGACGCAGGCCATCGCCCTGTGCCGGACGCACCTCCCCAACCAGCCGGGCCACATCAGTGGGCATATCGTCCTCGCCCAGGCGCTCTACGAAGCGCGGGAGTTGGGTGAGGCGCGCTCCATATTCGAGGCCGCGCTCGATCTCGATCCCGAGAACCTGATCGCGCTGCGCTTTCTGGGCGACATCGCGCGCGAACAGGGCGAGCCCGGTTCGGCGCGCGGCTGGTACGAGCGCGTGCTGGAGGCCGACCCGCGCAACGACGAGATCGCGCAGCTGCTCTCCGAACTGGCGCAGAGCGCACCCTTCCAGGCCACCGCCGACGTGGCGACCGTGAGTGCGCTCGACTCCGCCACCGATACCGTGGTCCCGTCCTACGCGGAGCCGGAAAGCGCCGACAGCGCCGTTCCCACCTTCCTCGCGGCACCGTCCGACTTCGACGGCTCGACCGCCGAGCCCGGGTTCGACGCGCCCCCCCCCGCCGAGTTCCAGGCGAACGCGATCATCGGGGCGCACGACGCCCACGTGAGCGAGTCCCCGCCTGATGGCCTCGCACTCGCCCACTCGATCCCCGCCCTGGCAGAGCTCCACGAAGAGTCCGTCGCCCCGCTGCCTGACGCGCCGCAGGCTTCGGCCTTCTCCGATGAAGCGGTTGGCGAGGTGTCGCCAGCCCCTACCGAGGACCTGCACGAGGTTCTCGCCTCGCACGACGATCCGTTCTTCGGTGGGACATCGTCGCACAGCGGGTTGGACATGGGCGACCTGGAAGCGGTCGCCGAACCGACGGTGGACGACTGGTTCAGCGCCCCGGCCGGCGGCAGTGTGCATGAAGTTGCGGCGCACGCCGACTCCGACCCCGCCGCCTTCGACGATTCGTTCTTCCCCGACCTGTCGGCGGCCACGCCGGTCGCGTCCCCGCTGGTTCCCGAGCCGGCGTCGCTGTCGTTTGCTCCCCCCGCCGAAGTGGACGTGCAGGCACCGACGCCGCCCTTCGTGCGCGCCGAGGAGGAGCGCGGCTCCATCCCGACGCCGGCGTTCCTGGCGTCGATTGCCGCGGACCCAACCGCGCACGACCACGCGCCTCCAGCCGTCCCGGAAGCGATTCCCGCCGCACACTTCGAAGGAACGGCGAGCGAGCTGACGGCCGAACCGGCCGAAGTCGTGGATTGGCACACGGCGCCAACGCCGATCGACTCGCCGGCCATTGCCGAACAGCCAGTCGGCGAGTCCACGTCGGAAGCCAGTGAGGTCGCCGAGCCCGCCGCGGTGGAAAGCTCGAGCGAGTTTGCCGACTTCAACGCGTGGATTGCGGTTGCCGACTCCGAGTCTGCCCCCCCCGCGGAGACCGCCGAGGCGGTGACCGCAGAGGCGGTGACCGCCGAGGAGGAAGCGAGCGCCGAGGTCGTCGTCAGCGAGGGTGCTTTCGCGCCGGATCCTGAGGCGGACGCCGAGCCAGAACCCGTGCAGGCACTGGGCAGCACGACCGAGTTCGAGACCGAGGACGACTACCCGGCGTTGGCCAGCGAGGTCGCCTCAGCGGCGACGCCGTCCGACTTCATTCTCGAGGACAACGCCTTCGTCCCTCCTTCGCCCAGCGAGGTCACCTACATCGCCAGCAGCATCTCGGCCCCGCTGGAAGAGGTCGATGCCTACAGCGCGGGTGCGCCGGAGATGAGCGCCCACGAGCCGTTCCCCATCGAGGGGGAGCGCGAGCGCGAACTGGAACCGTTCGAGCCGGCGCTGGCGGGGTGGGGGACTTCGCCGCTCGACGCCGCGGCCTCGATGGAGCGGCCGGAGGAGCACGAGGAGTTCGTGGTCCCGGTGGAGGGGCTCGTGTCCCGCGAGACGCTCGCCGACCTGGCGGCGATCGCCGCGGCGAGCGAAGCGTACGAAGCAGCGGAAGCCGTCGAGCCTTCCTCCGTCATCGAGGCCAGCGCGCATGCAGTGGACGAAGCGGCGGCGGTGACTGGAGAGGCGGAGGCAACGCCTGCCGTTGCGGCTGGCGAGTCGCCCGCCTTCGTCACCGAGACGATGGCCGAGCTGTACCTGCAGCAGGGGTTCCACGGCGAGGCGCTCTCCATCTATCGTCAGCTGCTGGCGCAGCAGCCTAACGATCTGGCGCTGCGCGATCGCGTGGCGGCGCTGGAGCGCGGCGCGTCGTCGGCGGTGGTGGAGGGGCTTGCGCCGCGCGACATCGTCGATCGCCACGGGCAGTCGGTGCGCTCGTTCTTCCTCCACTTCGCGCGCCGGGAGCCTCGCCACTCGGCGGCGACGAGCGGGGAAGACAACGGCGAGTCCAGCGACCCCTTCGGGGTCACCGAATCGTCCGGCTCGCGCACCCCTTCCTTCTCGGGCGTCGCCACGCGCGAGGAGGCGCTCACCGTCCCTGATGCCCCCGCCACGGCACCGCATGAGGCGCCGACGCTGTCGGAACTGTTCTCCGCGGGCACGGTCTCGGGCGCGGATGACAAGGCGGCCTCGGCGCTGGCGTCGGCGTTCGGCTCCGGAGAAGGCGGCGGTGTCAGCGCTCCGTCGGAGTCCAGCGAACGAGAGTTGTCACTCGAGCATCTGTTTCGCGATGTTCCAGAGCGCTCGTCGGGCGCCGTGACGCTCGACGAGTTCTACGAAGGCTCTTCGCCGGGAAGCTCCGCCTCACCGTCGCCTGATGGCGAGGGGGGCGAGGAACGCGACGCGGACATCGAGCAGTTCACGGCCTGGCTCGAAGGCCTCAAGAAGAAGTGAGAATCGCAGTCCTCAACGGTCCGAACCTCAACCTGCTTGGCCGTCGCGAACCCGCGCTGTACGGGACCACGACCCTTGCCGACATCGAAGCCCGGCTTTGCGCAGTTGGCGCGGAGCTGGGCGTCGACGTTTTCTGCGCCCAGCACAACGGGGAAGGGGAGCTGGTCACCGCCATCCAGGGGCTGCGCGGCGTTACGCAAGGCGCCCTGATCAACGCCGGCGCCTACTCGCACACCTCGCTCGCCATCCGCGATGCGTTTGCAGCTGCCGAGGTCCCGTTCGTGGAGGTCCACCTCACGAACATCCACGCCCGCGAGCCGGAGCGGCGTCACTCCATGCTGGCATCGGGGGCGGTGGCCGTGCTGTGCGGCTTTGGCGCCATCGGGTACGAACTCGCGCTCCGCGGTCTCGTCGCGCGCCTGACCGAACGTGAGTAGCCGCCGGGCGGCGCGCCTGGGAGCACTCGTGGACCGCCTCGTGGTGCAGCACCTCGACGGCGTCCTCGTCTCGTCGCTCCCCAACATCCGCTACCTCACCGGCTTTTCCGGCTCCAACGCGCTCCTCTTCGTCTCGCCGCGCAACGTCTGGCTCATCACCGACTTCCGCTACCAGGTGCAAGCCGCCGCGGAGGCTGGCGACGTGGCCGACGTGCGGATCGAGACCAGCTCGCTCTGGACGGGGCTCTGGAACCTCCTCGCGCCGACGCCCGGGCAACAGGCGCTCGGCTTCGAGTCTGCGCAGCTCGTGCACCGCGATTTCCAACGGTTGCTGGAACAGGGCGCCCGGCATCACTGGCGAGCGACGACCGACCTGGTGGAGGAGCTGCGGCAGCAGAAGGACGCGGAGGAGGTCGCGCTCATCCGCACCGCCGGCGCCATGGCGATGGAGGCGCTGCGCGAGACGCTGGACGCCGTGCGCGTGGGGATGACCGAGCTGGAGGTGTGCGGGATGCTGGAGCGCGCGTTGCGCCGCTCGGGGAGCGACACGCACCCGTTTCCGCCGATCATCGCGTCCGGTCCCCGGTCGGCGCTTCCGCACGCGCGGGCGTCCGACCGGGCTATTGCGCCGGGAGAGTTTCTGTTGTTGGATTTCGGGGCTTCGACCGGTGGCTATTGTTCAGACGTGACGCGGACCGTGGTGGTGGGACGCGCGGACGAACGGCAGCGCTCGACCTACGACGCGGTCCGGGAGGCCAATGAAGTGGCCCGGGAGCGTGTCCGGGCCGGCATGCGAGGGCGTGAGGGCGATGCGCTCGCGCGCGAGGTGCTGGAGGCGCGGGGGCTTGGCGAGTTGTTCGGCCACGGGTTGGGGCATGGGATCGGGCTGCAGGTGCACGAGGCCCCGAGGCTGTCGCGGTTGGCGGAGGAGGTGCTTCCGGTTGGCTCGGTCGTTACCATCGAGCCGGGGGTGTACGTGCCGGAGTGGGGGGGAGTGCGAATCGAAGACGACGTTCATCTGGGCGCCGACGGAGCCGAGCTTCTCACGCACTTTTCGCGGGAGCTTCTCGAACTGACCTGAGCGCCCGAGCCGGCGGACCTCAATGGCTGATATGATCGACCTACGCTACGTGAAGAAACTGATCGAGATGCTCGACGGCTCGACCGTCGACTCGGTGGAGATCTCCTCGGACAAGGGGATGAAGATCCGCATCTCGAAAACCCCGCAGCAGCGCGGGGCGGTACAGATCCCGACGCCGGTGGCCATGCCAGCGCTGATGCCGTCCTCGCCGGTAGGGCGCATGACGCCGACCGAGCCGGTGCCGGCGATCGCCGAGCCGGAGGTCGCGACGCGCTCGGAGGCGCCCAGGGCCAACCTGCTCGAGGTCAAGTCGCCGATGGTCGGGACGTACTACGCGCAGCCCGAGCCGGGCGCCAAGCCGTACGTGAGCGTCGGGCAGCGCATCGAGAAGGGCGAGACGCTGTGCATCATCGAGGCGATGAAGATCATGAACGAGATCGAGTCGGAGTTTTCGGGGGTGGTGAAGGAGATTGTCACGTCCGATTCGCAGCCGGTGGAGTACGGCCAGGTCCTGATGCGCATTGATCCGAATGGGTAACCCGATTCCGGCGCCGGAGTCGCCGTCGCCAGCGGGGAGCCCCGCGGGGGCCAGCGCGCCGACCGCGACGGGGGCTGGTGCGCCGCGCGCCCCCTTCAACTTCAAGGCGATCCTGCAGCAGATGGTGCAGCGCAGTGCGTCCGACCTTCACCTGAAGGTGGGGCGGCCGCCCACGTTGCGTATCAACGGAGACCTGTCGCCGCTCCCGCTCCCGGCCCTTCGGCCCGAGGACCTGAGCACGCTGGCGAAGGAGATCATGACGCCGAAGCAGGTGAAGGAGTTCGCCGAGTTTCGCGAGGCGGACTTCGCGACCGGCGTTCCGGGGATCGGGCGCTTTCGCGTCAATGCCTACCAGCAGCGCGGGACGATCGCCTTCGCGATCCGAACCGTGCCGCACCAGGCCAAGTCGATCCAGGAGCTCAACCTCCCGCTCATCGTCGACGACATCGCGATGATCCCGCGGGGGCTCGTCCTCGTGACCGGGGTGACGGGGTCGGGGAAGTCGACCGCGCTGGCGTCGATGCTGCAGGTCATCAACGAGAAGCGCTACGCGAACATCATCACGATCGAGGATCCCATCGAGTTCCTGCATCGTGACATCAAGTGCCACATCAACCAGCGCGAGGTGGGGACCGACACCGGTTCATTCGCGCAGGCACTGCGGCGCGTGCTGCGACAGGACCCCGACGTGATCCTGATCGGCGAGATCCGCGACCTCGACACGCTCGACACGGCGCTCAAGGCGGCAGACACGGGGCACCTGGTGTTCTCGACGTTGCACACGACGGACGCCACGCAGACCATCAACCGCATTCTCTCCTTCTACCCGCCGCACCAGCAGAACGAGGTGCGCTTTGCGCTGTCGAACGCGCTGGCGGCGGTGGTGTCGTTGCGCCTCGTGCCGCGCGCCGACAAGCCCGGGCGTGTCCCGGCGTGCGAGGTGCTGATGAACACGGCGGCGGTGCGCGAGCAGATTCGCGACGTCTCCAAGACGCTCAACATCCCCGACCTCATCAAGGAAGGGACGGTGCAGTACGGGATGCAGAGCTTCGACCAATCGCTCATGGCGTGGTACACGAAGGGGACGATCTCGTACGAGAACGCGCTGTTTCACGCCACCAATCCCAACGAGCTGGCGCTGCGGGTGCAGGGCGTCGCGGGCTCGAGCGACACCTCCTGGGACGAGTTCCAGACCGACGAGACCGCGTAGGTTCCGTCGTCCACGCGCCGGGCCCCGAGAATCACCATGTTCAAGAAAGTCCTCGTCGCGAATCGCGGAGAGATTGCGCTCCGCGTGATTCGCGCCTGTCGAGAGTTAGGCATACAGACGGTCGCGGTCTATTCCGAGGCCGATCGTGAGTCGTTGCACGTGCGCTTTGCCGATGACGACGTCTGCATCGGGCCGGCGCCGGCACGGGAATCGTACCTCAAGATCCCGCGCCTCATCGCCGCGGCGGAGATCACGGGGGCCGATGCCATCCACCCGGGCTACGGTTTCCTGGCGGAGAACGCCGAGTTCGCCGAGACGTGCGTGGCGTCGAACATCGCCTTCATCGGCCCGACGGCCGAGCAGATCCGCGTGATGGGCGACAAGGCGGCGGCACGCAAGGCGATGCTGGAGGTCGGGGTGCCGATCGTTCCCGGGACGCCGGGACCGATCGAGGATCCCGACGCGGCGCTGGAGTTCGCGAAGGAGATCGGCTTTCCGGTCATCATCAAGGCGGCGGCCGGCGGCGGTGGGAAGGGGATGCGCGTGGCGAAGGATGTCGACGAGTTCCTGCGCTCGTTCTCGCTGGCGCGTTCCGAGGCGCTGTCGGCGTTTGGGAACGGCGACGTGTACGTGGAGAAGTACCTCACCAGGCCGCGGCACATCGAGTTCCAGATCCTGGGTGACACGCACGGCAACGTGATTCACCTGGGCGAGCGCGATTGCTCGGTGCAGCGCCGGCACCAGAAGCTGATCGAGGAGGCGCCGTCGCCGGCAATGACGCCGGAGCTTCGCGCGCGGATGGGCGAGGCGGCGGTGCGCGGCGCCAAGGCCATCGACTATGTCGGCGCCGGGACGATCGAGATGCTTCTCGACGAGGACGGGTCGTACTACTTCATGGAGATGAACACGCGCATCCAGGTCGAGCACCCGGTCACGGAGCAGCTGACGGGGGTGGACCTGGTGAAGGAGCAGATTCGCGTTGCGGCTGGCGAGAAGCTCTCCGTGCTCGAGCTCCCCACGCTGCGCGGCCACGTCATCGAGTGCCGCGTCAATGCGGAGGATCCCGCGCGCGGCTTCCAGCCCTCGCCGGGGCGCATCGAGGCCTTCCATCCCCCCGGTGGCCCGGGGGTGCGCCTCGATACGCACGTGTACGCCGGCTACACGGTGCCGCCGTACTACGATTCGCTGCTGGCCAAGCTCGTGGTGCAGGGGCGCGATCGCGAGGAGGCGCTCACCCGCATGCACATCGCGCTGGAGAGCTTCATCATCGAAGGGGTCACGACGACGGCGCCCTTCCTGGCGCGCGTGATGACGAACACGGGGTTCCGCGCCGGGCAGGTCGACACCAAGTGGCTCGAACGCGAGATCGCGGGGATCCTCAAGGAAGGGGGCTGAGTGCGGCTGGACGTCTTTTTCGGCGCGCAGGGGATGACCGGCGCCGACGTGCAGGGGCGCGTGGCGGTGGTGATCGACGTGTTGCGAGCGTCCACGACGATCGCGGTCGCGTTGCACAATGGGGCGCGCACGGTCATCCCCTTCGAGAGCGCCGAGGAGTGCATCACGCGCTCCAAGTCGTTCGAGCGCGGACAGTGCAAGCTGGCCGGGGAACGCCGCAACCTCATGGTCCCCGGCTTCGATCTCGGGAACTCGCCGCGCGAGTTCACGCGCGAGGCGGTGGAGGGGAAGACCATCCTGTTCACGACGACGAACGGGACGGTGGCCCTCATCGCCGCGCAACCGGCGCGCGAGGTGCTGGTTGGCGCCTTCGTGAACGTCACGGCGGTGAGCGCCATGGTACGCGCCGCCGCCAGGGCGCGGCATGACGTGGCCATCATCGCCGCCGGAAGCGAGCGCCACTTCTCGCTCGAGGATGCGGTGTGCGCGGGGCGCTTCGTGCGCGCCATTCGCCGCGGCCTGTCCGACATCGACCTGAACGACGGGGCAACCGCCGCGTTGCAGCTGGAGAAGCGATATGGCGCCGACCTCGGGCGCCTCCTCGCCGATGCCTCCCACGGCCGGTCGCTCACCGACTCGGGGTTCGGCGAAGACCTCGCCGTGTGCGGAAGCCTCGACGCCTATCCCGTCATCCCCGTGTACCAGGACCGGCAGATCACCAAGGTCGGTCCCGACCGGGAGCGGTAGCGTGCCGCATAACCTGAGGCGCGAGGTGACGGGGATCGCGCTCATTGCGCTCGCCCTCTTCATGGGCGGCGCCCTCGCCCTGCAACCGCTCCCGCTCGACACCGCGTGCACCTCGGCGCGGGGGATCTTTGGCCCGGTGGGGGGCTGCCTCAAGGGGGCGCTCCTCTTCGTGCTGGGCGCGCCGGCCGCGACGATCCTGGCCTTCATCCCGCTGGTGCACGGCCTGCGCCTGCTCGACCGCATGCGGTGGGAAACCGACCGGCGCTGGCTCCTCTTCCTCGCCGGGCTGGTGGTCATCCTCCCCATCGTGGTCGGCCTCGCCACCGGGACGGAGCGACACACCGACGGCCCGGCCGGCATGTGGGGCGGGTTCGTCGCCTTCTACCTGCGACGCGCGTTAGGCATGGGGGGGGCGTGGCTGGCCGTCTTCGTGCTGGCCAGCGCCCTCACCGCGTGGACGCTGCGGTGGAACCCGCTCACCACGCGCGTGGCACTCCCCCGCGTTGCGGCTGGCGGCACGTCGCCCGAGGCGCTGGCCCTGGAACCGCCGCCCGAGGAGATGCCGGCCATCGAGGGCGACGCGCGGGAGGGTGGCGAGCGACGGCGTGCGAAGCGCGCCGAAGCCATCGAGCGCGCAGGTGCCGAGCACCTGGCGGCGAGCGAGAGCGAGGGCGGGGGCACGGCGGCGCCCCGGAAGAAGGCGGCGAAGGCAAAGCTTGAACCGCTCCCCGTTGCGCAGGACTCGTCCCCCACGGTGCCGCTCGTGGAGGAGAGTGATGCGCTCGAGGACCGGATCCCCGAAGCCGAGCTGCTCTCGCCACCTCCGGCGGGGAACGTCGACGTCGGTCGCAAGGAGATCGACGCGATGGGGGTGAAGCTCATGGAGGCGCTGCGGACCTTCAAGGTCGACGGACGCCTGGCGGGGCAGACGATCGGACCGGTGGTGACGCAGTTCGAGGTGGAGCCGGCGTCGGGGGTAAAGGTGCGACAGTTTGCCAACCTGGCCAACGACCTCGCGCTGGCCATGCGCGCACCGAGCATCCGCGTCGTGGCCCCGATTCCCGGGCGCGGGGCGGTCGGCGTGGAGGTGCCGAACCCGGTCCCGCAGATCGTCTCGTTCCGCGAGCTGATCGAGGCGCGGGAGTTTCAGCAGGCGCGCATGGCACTCCCCATCGCGTTAGGCAAGGACCTCGAGGGGAAGGTCGTCGTGGCCGACCTGGCCAAGATGCCGCACCTGCTCATTGCCGGGGCCACGGGGTCGGGGAAGTCGGTGTGCGTGAACACGATCATCACGTCGCTGGTGTACCGGCACAAGCCGGACACGCTCAAGTTCCTGATGGTCGACCCGAAGATGGTCGAGCTCTCGGTCTACAACGACCTTCCACACCTCCTGCACAAGGTCATCACCGACAACCGCGACGCTGCCTACGTCCTCAAGTGGGCGGTGATCGAGATGCAGCGTCGCTACGAACTCCTGGCGGCGAATGGGGCGCGCAACATCCAGGACTTCAACAAGCGCATCGTCGATGGCGGGTCGCTCGTGCTGCCGACGCGCCCGGAGGTCGCCTTCGAACGGCGCGAGTACACCGAAGGGATCCTTCCGTACGTGGTGGTGGTGATCGACGAGCTGGCCGACCTCATGATGACGGTGCAGGGCGAGGTGGAGACGCCGCTGGCCATGCTGGCACAGAAGGCACGGGCGATCGGGATCCATATCATCCTTGCCACGCAGCGGCCGAGCGTGAACGTGATCACGGGGTTGATCAAGGCGAACTTCCCGAGCCGCATCGCCTTCCGCGTCGCGTCGCAGGTGGACTCGCGCACGATCATCGACGGGATGGGGGCGGAGTCGCTGCTGGGCAACGGCGACATGCTGTTCATCCCGCCGGGGAAGTCGGAGCCGCAGCGGTTGCAGGGAGCCTTCATCCCCGGCGACGACACCGAGCGCCTCATGCACTGGTTCGACGCGCGCAGGATCGCCAAGCGAGCGGCGCGCGCTTCCAAGGGGCTCCCCGACGAGGAGCTGGCGCGTCCCGACATCATCGCCGAGGTGAAGGCACAGGAAGCGATCGACAATGCGGAGGATGGCGACGGCGACGTGGGCGGCCACGAGGATCGCGATCCGCTCTTCCGCAAGGCGGCGGAGACCTGCATCCAGCACCAACTCGGCTCGACCTCGCTCCTGCAGCGCCGGCTGAACGTGGGCTATGGGCGCGCGGCGCGCATCATCGACCAACTGCACGCAGCGGGCGTGCTGGGGCCGTCGAAAGGGTCCAAGCCCCGCGACATCCTGATCGGGCTGGACGAGCTGGACC
Coding sequences:
- the tatA gene encoding twin-arginine translocase TatA/TatE family subunit, encoding MNFGNLGFMEILLILVVVLLLFGARRLPEIGASFGKSIKEFKKGISDVDRSIQEETRRDALPPRPAEPLHQDEEARPEPKRLLS
- a CDS encoding peptidyl-prolyl cis-trans isomerase — encoded protein: MLQQMRSSAKWIWLFIVICFVGVFLFAETSGLLGIGSAPITTSTAVAEVNGVEIPYLSWANLSNSLAKQEEQTTGRGLTLDERRQIEDRAFEQLVSSVLLNQEYKRRRIVVSDQEIVEAAQQSPPPELMQSPDFQTDGRFDIQKYRRFIGSAAARSQGVLLQLENYYREEIPRAKLFDQLAGDVFVPDTKLWSVYRDLNDSAQVSFVSFDASTVPDSTVKIPDSELRDFYNKYKEQLTRPGRAVLSVVEVPRALTASDTVATRQRAEALRNEILGGAKFEDVAKRESADTISGAQGGSLGTGGKGRFVPDFETAAYALKAGEVSQPVLTQFGYHLIKVDQRKGDTLTMRHILLRIQQSDSSALRSDRRADSLSRMAATADRKEKFDSAAKALALTPQVVTAVEGQPAQAANGRAIPSVSAWAFGGARVGESSDLYDADDAYYLARLDSLFEGGVPTFEQAKDDIRRQLIGRKKAESLLPKAQALAKAAAGSTLESAAAAAGLTVSKSETFTRPQFVAGLGRFNAAIGAAFTLPLGAVSAPLVTDQGVFVLRVDRRVEANKATWEAQKEQQRREATSAMQQLRVRTFLNEMRKGAKVEDHRKEINAAARQQTS
- a CDS encoding tetratricopeptide repeat protein, whose amino-acid sequence is MATSARLDELKKKFDENPRRYFAPLANEYRKLGDLTQAIALCRTHLPNQPGHISGHIVLAQALYEARELGEARSIFEAALDLDPENLIALRFLGDIAREQGEPGSARGWYERVLEADPRNDEIAQLLSELAQSAPFQATADVATVSALDSATDTVVPSYAEPESADSAVPTFLAAPSDFDGSTAEPGFDAPPPAEFQANAIIGAHDAHVSESPPDGLALAHSIPALAELHEESVAPLPDAPQASAFSDEAVGEVSPAPTEDLHEVLASHDDPFFGGTSSHSGLDMGDLEAVAEPTVDDWFSAPAGGSVHEVAAHADSDPAAFDDSFFPDLSAATPVASPLVPEPASLSFAPPAEVDVQAPTPPFVRAEEERGSIPTPAFLASIAADPTAHDHAPPAVPEAIPAAHFEGTASELTAEPAEVVDWHTAPTPIDSPAIAEQPVGESTSEASEVAEPAAVESSSEFADFNAWIAVADSESAPPAETAEAVTAEAVTAEEEASAEVVVSEGAFAPDPEADAEPEPVQALGSTTEFETEDDYPALASEVASAATPSDFILEDNAFVPPSPSEVTYIASSISAPLEEVDAYSAGAPEMSAHEPFPIEGERERELEPFEPALAGWGTSPLDAAASMERPEEHEEFVVPVEGLVSRETLADLAAIAAASEAYEAAEAVEPSSVIEASAHAVDEAAAVTGEAEATPAVAAGESPAFVTETMAELYLQQGFHGEALSIYRQLLAQQPNDLALRDRVAALERGASSAVVEGLAPRDIVDRHGQSVRSFFLHFARREPRHSAATSGEDNGESSDPFGVTESSGSRTPSFSGVATREEALTVPDAPATAPHEAPTLSELFSAGTVSGADDKAASALASAFGSGEGGGVSAPSESSERELSLEHLFRDVPERSSGAVTLDEFYEGSSPGSSASPSPDGEGGEERDADIEQFTAWLEGLKKK
- a CDS encoding 3-dehydroquinate dehydratase, whose product is MRIAVLNGPNLNLLGRREPALYGTTTLADIEARLCAVGAELGVDVFCAQHNGEGELVTAIQGLRGVTQGALINAGAYSHTSLAIRDAFAAAEVPFVEVHLTNIHAREPERRHSMLASGAVAVLCGFGAIGYELALRGLVARLTERE
- a CDS encoding aminopeptidase P family protein; the protein is MSSRRAARLGALVDRLVVQHLDGVLVSSLPNIRYLTGFSGSNALLFVSPRNVWLITDFRYQVQAAAEAGDVADVRIETSSLWTGLWNLLAPTPGQQALGFESAQLVHRDFQRLLEQGARHHWRATTDLVEELRQQKDAEEVALIRTAGAMAMEALRETLDAVRVGMTELEVCGMLERALRRSGSDTHPFPPIIASGPRSALPHARASDRAIAPGEFLLLDFGASTGGYCSDVTRTVVVGRADERQRSTYDAVREANEVARERVRAGMRGREGDALAREVLEARGLGELFGHGLGHGIGLQVHEAPRLSRLAEEVLPVGSVVTIEPGVYVPEWGGVRIEDDVHLGADGAELLTHFSRELLELT
- the accB gene encoding acetyl-CoA carboxylase biotin carboxyl carrier protein, with product MIDLRYVKKLIEMLDGSTVDSVEISSDKGMKIRISKTPQQRGAVQIPTPVAMPALMPSSPVGRMTPTEPVPAIAEPEVATRSEAPRANLLEVKSPMVGTYYAQPEPGAKPYVSVGQRIEKGETLCIIEAMKIMNEIESEFSGVVKEIVTSDSQPVEYGQVLMRIDPNG